From the genome of Bacteroides sp. MSB163, one region includes:
- a CDS encoding DUF6266 family protein has translation MGEIKRGILGGFSGKVGTVVGSTWKDVSYMRALAISVSNPRTPKQQTQRGKFAMSMTFLRAIIPYVRVGYHTYAKGRTAFNAAMSYILRHAITGLAPQLAVDYERVLVARGTLMPVFNASAALADGKLTLTWKDNSKMGDALSTDQAMPLVYNKERGEAYYDLEAATRADGTVQLTLPDDWEDKALAVYLAFRSEDGSRVTNSICLKDDAYEGSGSGGNAGGGDKPGGGGLDENPLG, from the coding sequence ATGGGAGAAATTAAAAGAGGAATCCTCGGTGGATTCAGTGGAAAAGTGGGTACCGTAGTGGGTAGTACCTGGAAAGATGTGAGTTATATGCGTGCGCTGGCCATCAGTGTCAGTAACCCCCGCACTCCGAAACAACAGACGCAACGCGGCAAGTTTGCCATGAGCATGACTTTCTTGCGTGCCATTATTCCTTATGTTCGCGTAGGTTATCATACTTATGCCAAGGGGCGCACGGCTTTCAACGCGGCGATGTCCTACATCCTGCGCCATGCCATCACCGGTTTGGCTCCTCAGCTCGCTGTCGATTATGAGCGTGTACTGGTGGCCCGTGGCACCTTGATGCCCGTCTTCAATGCTTCGGCTGCCTTGGCCGATGGCAAGCTGACCCTGACGTGGAAGGATAACAGCAAAATGGGAGATGCTCTCTCTACTGACCAGGCGATGCCGCTGGTTTACAACAAGGAACGCGGCGAGGCCTACTACGATCTGGAAGCTGCCACCCGTGCCGACGGCACTGTGCAGTTGACGTTGCCCGATGACTGGGAGGACAAGGCGCTGGCCGTTTATCTTGCTTTTCGTAGTGAAGACGGTAGCCGTGTCACCAACAGCATTTGCCTGAAAGATGACGCTTACGAGGGCAGCGGCTCGGGCGGCAATGCCGGAGGCGGCGACAAGCCCGGTGGCGGCGGTCTGGATGAGAATCCGTTGGGATAG
- a CDS encoding N-acetylmuramoyl-L-alanine amidase produces the protein MRKINYIVVHCSATREDRPFSVEALRAEHLRRGFRDIGYHYYIRCDGTVVNTRPLALVGAHVKGMNAHSVGICYEGGLDAEGRPKDTRTPEQRSVLRLLVHQLLRRFQGDVRVCGHRDLSPDRNGDGVVEPAEWMKECPCFEVSREL, from the coding sequence GTGAGAAAGATAAACTATATCGTGGTGCATTGTAGCGCCACCCGTGAAGATCGTCCTTTTTCGGTGGAAGCCCTTCGTGCAGAGCACCTCCGTCGTGGTTTCCGGGATATCGGTTACCACTACTACATCCGCTGTGACGGTACGGTGGTGAATACCCGTCCCCTCGCCCTTGTGGGGGCGCATGTCAAGGGGATGAATGCTCACAGCGTCGGCATCTGCTATGAAGGCGGACTGGACGCTGAAGGCAGGCCGAAGGATACCCGTACGCCGGAACAGCGTAGTGTCCTGCGCCTGCTGGTACATCAGTTGCTGCGCCGCTTCCAGGGCGATGTGCGCGTCTGCGGGCATCGTGACCTTAGCCCGGATAGGAATGGCGACGGCGTGGTGGAACCTGCGGAGTGGATGAAGGAGTGTCCGTGCTTTGAAGTGAGCCGTGAACTCTGA
- a CDS encoding smalltalk protein: MAIKKSVWSMVLKVAMAVLTTIAGVLGVNAMTP, translated from the coding sequence ATGGCAATCAAGAAATCCGTTTGGAGTATGGTCTTGAAGGTGGCTATGGCAGTACTGACAACAATAGCCGGAGTGCTGGGAGTTAATGCGATGACACCGTAA
- a CDS encoding SpvB/TcaC N-terminal domain-containing protein codes for MMKNKLISFFIALFLMSAAAASQNINYTYDGAGNRVSRTQTQSGPFTPAWGAERSAVNSGSIGNLVYATPGNYALDESRPVGNIPYTFNVNSNGSSAFTIPLSLLQGQAGMTPELNIVYNSLTGEGILGYGMKLSCISSITRCGKRNFYDGSNSAVLPLIPNEYFFELDGLRLIKDPKTSLYLKEVDDFSRIENHYSALGDLCQYFEVRQKDGTRLFYGDI; via the coding sequence ATGATGAAAAACAAATTGATATCTTTCTTTATCGCTTTATTTTTGATGTCTGCTGCTGCGGCATCACAAAATATAAATTATACGTATGATGGTGCGGGAAATCGTGTATCACGCACACAAACGCAAAGCGGTCCGTTTACCCCTGCTTGGGGCGCAGAACGCTCTGCTGTGAATTCCGGCAGTATCGGAAATCTCGTGTATGCCACTCCCGGTAATTATGCGCTTGATGAAAGTCGGCCGGTGGGAAACATACCCTATACTTTCAATGTGAATTCCAACGGCTCTTCTGCTTTTACTATCCCTCTGTCGTTGCTTCAAGGACAGGCGGGGATGACTCCTGAGCTGAATATAGTTTATAACAGTCTGACAGGTGAGGGCATCCTGGGGTATGGCATGAAATTGTCATGTATCTCTTCGATCACAAGGTGTGGGAAACGGAACTTTTATGATGGTTCAAACAGTGCCGTGTTGCCTTTAATTCCCAATGAGTATTTTTTTGAATTGGATGGCCTGCGTCTGATTAAGGATCCCAAAACTTCTCTGTATCTGAAAGAAGTGGATGATTTCTCCCGTATAGAAAATCATTACAGTGCATTGGGAGATTTATGCCAATACTTTGAAGTGCGTCAAAAAGATGGTACCCGGCTGTTCTATGGAGATATATGA
- a CDS encoding RHS repeat domain-containing protein: MKTIKDRTLTKGYAYDDKGRLFTYTSPSGLVQKLAYDASYNLISITDNATNTRLWEAMSYNDQGLLSDDMNCGGGQITYTYDQMGRYKSISNSLIDFGYQYNQGGLLTQRIERFGGNRLTETFDYDAGGCLTST; the protein is encoded by the coding sequence GTGAAGACCATCAAGGATCGGACTCTCACTAAAGGTTATGCCTATGACGACAAGGGACGTTTGTTCACCTATACCAGCCCGTCGGGGCTTGTGCAGAAGCTTGCTTACGATGCTTCTTATAATTTGATATCCATCACCGATAACGCCACTAACACCCGGTTGTGGGAAGCGATGAGTTACAACGATCAGGGCTTGCTTTCCGATGATATGAATTGTGGAGGTGGACAAATTACTTATACTTATGACCAAATGGGAAGGTATAAATCCATATCTAATTCTCTGATAGATTTTGGTTATCAGTATAATCAGGGTGGCTTGCTAACACAGCGCATTGAAAGGTTTGGTGGTAACAGACTGACCGAGACTTTTGATTATGATGCAGGTGGATGCTTGACTTCCACATAA